A portion of the Nodosilinea sp. E11 genome contains these proteins:
- a CDS encoding GGDEF domain-containing protein — protein MLQTLGKVLRDTIRESDVACRYGGEELTLVFPETTLEAAVARAEDLRQTIKGLTIHYNGTLLEGLSASFGVAVFPGHGTIPTELLRVAESALHQAKHQGRNQVVPALIQRRADNT, from the coding sequence GTGCTCCAAACGCTTGGCAAGGTTCTGCGTGACACTATCCGGGAGTCTGATGTGGCCTGCCGCTATGGTGGCGAAGAACTGACCCTGGTATTTCCAGAAACAACTCTGGAGGCCGCTGTAGCTCGGGCAGAAGACCTGCGGCAGACGATTAAAGGGTTGACCATTCACTACAATGGAACGCTGCTAGAGGGACTTTCCGCCTCTTTTGGGGTAGCTGTTTTTCCTGGCCATGGCACTATACCTACAGAACTTTTACGAGTTGCTGAGAGTGCCCTCCATCAGGCTAAGCATCAGGGACGTAATCAAGTCGTACCCGCGCTGATTCAACGGCGTGCTGACAACACTTAG